The genomic segment ACCGGACAGAAATCGGACCCGTGTTGAGAACACTCCCGTGAAATGAAGTTCCGGACTATCCGGTGAACTTCCTGACAATCAGAACCGAGTTGATGCCGAGCATCCCGAACGAATTGTTCAGAATGTACTCGACGTTCGGTTTGTGAACGGGGTGGTTGACGACGAGTTGATCCAGAGCGCACTCGGGATCAATGTTATCGAGGTTGATTGTAGCGTGAACGGTATCGTCTTCAAATGATGGGATATTCCCCAGCAGTTCCAGAGCACCCGCGGCGCCCATCGCGTGCCCGATGAAGCTCTTCGTATTGTTGATGCGGGTGTTTGTGCACTCGCCAAAAACGGCTCGCAGGGCTTTGCATTCTTCGATATCGCCCTGCTCGGTCGCCGTCGCGTGGCTGCTGACAATGTCGATCTGATTGGGCTCCAGCCCCGCCCGCTTGAGAGCCAGTCGGATACACTGCTCCTGTCGTTTCGGATCGGGCAACACGAAGTCCTTGGCGTCGGAGTTCATCGCGTAGCCGATGATCTCACCGTAAATCTTCGCTCCGCGGGCCAGAGCATCATCGAGACGCTCCAGCGTGCAGATTCCGCCACCTTCAGCGACCACGATTCCGTTTCGATCCTGATCGAACGGCCGGCTCGCTTTGGACGGGTCTTCGTGTCGAGCCAACGCTCCCTGGCTCTGGAAGCTGGCGAAAATGCCGAATGTGTGAATGCTCTCGGAAACCCCGCCGGCAATCGCCAGGTCGACTTCCCGGAGTCGCAGCATCTGGGCGGCCTGAATGAAACCAGCGTTCCCGGCGGCACAGGCAGCTCCGATCGTCAGATGAGGCCCGGTGATCCCCAAGCTGATGGTCACTTCGCCGGCGGCATTGTTGGCCACCGTGCGGGGATTGTGATGATGGGTCCAGACCGAGGTGTCGTACTCGAATTTCGAAATCTCGTAGACTTCGTTCT from the Rubinisphaera margarita genome contains:
- a CDS encoding beta-ketoacyl-[acyl-carrier-protein] synthase family protein gives rise to the protein MADGNPNSDRIVITGVGLTSPNGNSLSEFRQNLLAGRSGVVPYETRYMGPVLAGVCDFDTLRHQKRRDLRRGTRVGSVSVYCANEAVIDSGVDWEKTEKDRVGVYLGITEHGNVETENEVYEISKFEYDTSVWTHHHNPRTVANNAAGEVTISLGITGPHLTIGAACAAGNAGFIQAAQMLRLREVDLAIAGGVSESIHTFGIFASFQSQGALARHEDPSKASRPFDQDRNGIVVAEGGGICTLERLDDALARGAKIYGEIIGYAMNSDAKDFVLPDPKRQEQCIRLALKRAGLEPNQIDIVSSHATATEQGDIEECKALRAVFGECTNTRINNTKSFIGHAMGAAGALELLGNIPSFEDDTVHATINLDNIDPECALDQLVVNHPVHKPNVEYILNNSFGMLGINSVLIVRKFTG